The stretch of DNA GAGATGATGCCCTGGAGGATGTAAATCACACCCCATGGGATGTGGATCACAAGCCCTAGGCGAACCACACGATAAAACCAATCTGAGTTGAATCCGCCAGGAGGAAGCTCTACATGTGCAACAATGCGGAGGATAGCAATGTGTCAAATGAGTACATGGAAGAGAATTATCCACTAAATGAGGATGACTTAAACCTTTCAAAGGAAGAGCTAGAAGAGttaaactatactccctccgtttttttagtttgcatataaaatttggtcaaagtcaaactttgttgaCTTTGACttagtttatagaaaaaaatatcaatattcacaatatgaaatcaatattattagatgcattacaaaattaattttcataccgtatagctttagtattgtagatgttgatatttttttctataaagttagtcaaactttacaaagtttgactttgatcaaattttatatgcaaactaaaaagaagtGGAGGGAGTGCGTTTAGGACTTCCAACGCAGAGATTGACATGGATAATCCGGTGTTTACGGTTGGCTTAGTTTTCAGTTATATGAAAGAGGTGAGAAGGGNNNNNNNNNNNNNNNNNNNNNNNNNNNNNNNNNNNNNNNNNNNNNNNNNNNNNNNNNNNNNNNNNNNNNNNNNNNNNNNNNNNNNNNNNNNNNNNNNNNNNNNNNNNNNNNNNNNNNNNNNNNNNNNNNNNNNNNNNNNNNNNNNNNNNNNNNNNNNNNNNNNNNNNNNNNNNNNNNNNNNNNNNNNNNNNNNNNNNNNNNNNNNNNNNNNNNNNNNNNNNNNNNNNNNNNNNNNNNNNNNNNNNNNNNNNNNNNNNNNNNNNNNNNNNNNNNNNNNNNNNNNNNNNNNNNNNNNNNNNNNNNNNNNNNNNNNNNNNNNNNNNNNNNNNNNNNNNNNNNNNNNNNNNNNNNNNNNNNNNNNNNNNNNNNNNNNNNNNNNNNNNNNNgagagagagagagagagttaagaTCCATAAAAGCTAGAAATTAGGCAACTAGGATGAATGTGTTTTGTTCAGAAGGTTGTCCTTGGATGTTTAAAGCATCTAAAGACAACAAGACATGGAGCATTGTCATTAAGAACTACAATGGCAACCACACCTGTCGGAGGAGCTTGGATTCTAAGTGCTTGACTGTGAACCTGCTTACAAAGAAGTCCATTAAGAAGTTTAGGGATGACATAAGATGGATTTGAGCACTTTTGGGAAGAAACTTCAGAGAGAGTACAAACTACTCCCAAATAGATGAAGTTCAATAGGGCGAGGAAGACAACACTAGAAATAATTCGTGGGAATGAAGCAGACCAATACAATCAGTTGTGGGATTATGGCCAATAACTCATAAGAAGTAACCATGGTAGAACATTCATTGTTTGCACTATGCAGGTAAAGGAGAAGGATGACCAAGATCTGAAGGACCATTTGTCTTCATTATATTGGGCTTATGATGCCAGCAAGAGAGGGTTCTTAAAGGGGTGCGGACtaattttatatgttgatgttgtcACTTGAAAAGCATGTACAAAGGTCAGTTGCTTTGTGTGAAGTGGGCATAGACCCAAATGATTGTATCTACCCCATAGCTGCTATgggtatgatcgaggtggaatcaaCCTATTCATGGGAATGGTTTCTCAGGACATTAAGAAAACATGGACATTTTCAGTACCTCCCCCTATACTATCATGATTGGCAAGAAGAAGGGGTTGATAAATGTAATTGATAAAGCGTTTCTAGATGTTGGACATAGATTTTGTGTTAGACATCTACATCAGAATTTCCACAAAATGTTTAAAGGAGAGACACTAAAAAATAAATATTTGGGCCATTGCGAGAGCAACCACTGTTGATAAGTGGAATGAAAACATGGACAAGCAGGAAAAAGGATTGCATTGCCACTTACAAATTGGATTGAAAGTAAGCCCCAAAACCAGTGGTCAAGGCATTTTTGGTGAATTCCCAAAGTGTGACATCCTTCTAAATAACATGTCTGAATTTTATGTCAGTTATAAATGATAACTTTTCATTACACGTACCTCTGTCTACAACATGAACTTGTTATGGATGCATTGGTTTTACAATATTTACTTGCTTGTAATTGCAACCATATGTTGGAAGCAAGAGCGTTGGTTGTTCTATCAATGTTACATTGCATAATGGGCAAGATAAGTGTGAGACATGAGACGAGATAGAGGGAAGCAATAGAAAAATGGAACAGAATTTGTCATAAGATTAGGGAACCTTCATGAGAACAAATGGACCCTTTAGTGCCATGAGACTGTCCTTTGAAGAGTCaatatttatgaagtggcatcttaacAAGAGCCTGAAGGAAGGATAGCGAAAAGGACGTATCTTCCTTTCCACAGTACAACACGGAAAGTTAAAATCAAGAACAAAAAAATATTTTGCTAGTAGTGTTACATATGCGCAACACGGTTGGACTTTATTTCAAACATCTGTAGGTATGAAAGCTTATTACATGGCCAACCACTAAAaactatgtaataaaatgatatcatGTACACTGCTAAAATGCTCACTATCATATTGCCCTGAGCTTAATTTGTGCACCATGCATGGGGCGCAACATTTTCTGGTTATGCGGCACATGAGAATACGTTGGGCCAAGCTCGAATTCGAAATGTTGAAGGATCATGCACAGAGCCATCTTGGCCTCAAGCAGAGCAAAATTCTGACCGATGCAGATCCGTGGACCCCAACCAAATGGCAGGAAGGCACCAGGATCCTTGGATGCCTTGGCTATCCCATCAGCAAACCTTTCTGGCTTGAACTCATGCACATCGCTTCCCCATATGTCTGGGTCATGGTGGATAAGCAGCACAGGAAGCTCGATGATCACACCGGCAGGGTAGGTGATGCTTCCAATCTCTATCTCCTTGTATGTTTTTCGCATGAATGCAACAGCCGGCGGGTAAAGACGGAGAACCTCGTAAAGAATCATGGTCACCTACAAGTAGAGTGGTAAATTTTAAAACTCTAGTTGCCATTAGTTTGGTGTTAGTATTGCAATATCAAAATGTACTCACGGTTTTGAGTTTGCTAAAGCCGTCATACTCGGGCTTATTCTTCGCAAATAGGCCAAGGACCTCCTCCCTTGCACGGCCCTGCCACTCAGGGTGCATGGCCAGTACGATCATTGTCCAAGTGAGAAGTACCGATGTCgtctctgaccctgcaaaatagaaCAATTTGCATTCCTCTATCACTTCTTCAATTGTCATTCCTAGGATGGGCTGACCCTTGTCGTCTGTTTCCCTCATGTTTGACTCAAGCATTAAGCCGAGTAAATCATCTTTGGTGCTTTCTCCTTGTTGCATCGCTTGCATTCTTTTTTCAATCAGGCCTCGCAGAATGGATTCAATCTCGTTATTAGTTTGATGCATCAGTCTGTTCTTCTTGGTAGGCAAGGACCTGGAAATTTCCTATGGATATCAGTACATATATATGAATCGGGTCCGCTAATGAGTACATACATTTTACGTTCAAAATATGGATCTCACTGCTAAATCAGTACTCACATGTAAAAACAAAAGTTCAGGAACATGCATGCTTACAATATTAGAAGGATGGTAAGAGTTAAGGAGTTACTCACATATAACCAGGAATGAAGATCTTCTTAACTTCGGCCACAATGCGGTCGGCTTGCACAGACTGCAGCTCGAAAATCCTTCTTCCTTCGAGGTAGCTGCTGCCGAAGGCGGTGCGTGAGATGACATCTCCGGTGAGGGTCTGGAACTCCGGGCAGACATCCACCTCACAGCAACCGTCAGAACCGAGGGACTCGATCCATCTGCTCACAAGCTCTTCACAACACGCAGAGAACGCCGGCATCATGAGCTGGAAATTGAGGGAGCCATGCGTGATCTTCAGTAACGAACTTACtcatggtagtagtagtagtaaaacTATTCAACTGAAATTAATACTAGCTTGCTAGTACAGTAGTCTGGTAAGGAAATACAGTAATAGTAAATAAATTACACTTAATTACCTTGAGCTTCTCGACATGGAACGCCGGGTTGAGGATCCTCCGGTGCTTGACCCACTTCTCGCCCTCGTAGACCGCCACGCCGCCGGCGAGGAGCCTGGTGAGCGTCGGGAACTGGAGCTTCTCGAAGTGGCCGAACTTGTTGGACATCACCTCCCGGGTGACGCCGGGGTCGGCGATGGTCACCTTGGGGACGGGGCCGAACCAGGAGACGCACGTCTTGCCGTGCTCCCGGACGGTGCTGCAGAGGTACGGCGCGACGTGGGCGCGTATGTCGTGGCACCGCAGCGGCAGCGCCCTCGACGACGCCTCCTTGCCCTGCCGCCCGTAGTCGCCGAGGTCGCCGACGGGGAAGCGGTACGGCGTCCCGCGGAGGCCCTGCGCCCGCAGCGCCCGCTGGAGCCGCCGCGGCCGCCACCACGTGTAGTCTACCAGCCGCTTGACCTGCCAGAGAAGCGCCAGGCCCAGGAGGGTCCATAGCACCATGGCTGGGCGGCTCGCCAGCGCTCCGAGAACCATTGTTTCTTGCTCCAGTCAGTCAGATCAAATGGAGGAAGAAAGGCTAGATGAGAGTGAACTTTGCAGTGGGTGGGTAGTAAGGCGTTTGGCGACGGAATATATAGAAGGCAGTGCCACAGAATTCCATGGATTGCTCAACGATGCCACGTCCGTTGGTCCGTTGCTCCCAAGGAACTTGGTGGAGAAGAAACTATAATGGATCTGATTGGGCAGATTATGGACGGTGACGCGGCAGGCCTCCATGTGGGCGCTGTTTCCTGTCTGCTTCGTGTTGCTTGGCTTGAGCTCAGACTTTTTTGTGGGGAGCTTGGATGTAGTACTGCCTTTTAATATTTTTATAGGGGTTCTGGACGTAGTGCTGAACAACGCACGATCGGTTCATTTGTAACACGAAAGAACCAAATCATGACATTTGAGCTTGAGCATTTTTGAAACGGAATATAATGTAaagaatactccctccgtaaaggaaTACAGTATGAGAGCATTTAGATCAATttttttagtgatctaaatgctcttagagGATCTCTAGTAGACCCCGTAAAACGCCATCCCGCAAAACTTGTTTATAGTTCGCCAAAAAACGCTTTTGCGGGCCGATGCGGGCTGCAGCCGAGCAGACCCCTCGCCCGTGTCGGCCCGCAAACCGAAAACCACATATTAGCCAATTTGACAGCGATTACGACGATTGAGTTCAAATTCGAAAAATAAAACATAGTTCGTGCGCAAATAAAAGTATAGTTTTTCTACGACAAACACAAAAGGACTTCATGCAAAAGCAACAACCACGTCCATCATCATCTTGGTCGCTTTTCACCCGGCGCTACAGTGGATGTCATCAAGTCACGAGCTACCGCAATGGTGAAAAGCGAAGCAAGTAGAAGAAAATCGAAGAAgcataccttccggccatttcgTCGAACATCTAGCTTGCGGTGGAAGCATCGCCGTTGAAGGGCATCGTCGTGGTACCTCTTGCCGGGGCGGAGGGAGAGGATGAAGTCGCCGACCTCTTCGTAGGAGCCTTCTTGCGCTTCACGCCCGATACCTTGTCCTTCTTCTCCGACAGCGGACGGGCAGATCGCACAGCGGCGGCGGGCGCGCGTGCCTTCCTGGCGGGGCCAGCCGGATTTCTGCCCTGCACGGCGacgttgccctgccgcttgcggACAGGCGCGGTGGTGCCTTGAGCAGTGGGGGCGACATGGTCGATTGCGAGATCTGCCGGAGGGGATTGCGCGTGCGCGACATCCACGATGACGGGGGACGGATGTGAGGCTTCCATGGCGGCGAAGAATGGTTGGGGAAGATGGACCGGAGCGAGCGAAGGCGGGGCAATGGCGGCGAAGGGGGTGGGAAGCGGGAATGGCCGCACGAAAATTTCCCTCGCGCAAAATCTCGCTGTGGATAGGGGGCGAGCTCGGGTCGGCCTCCCACCCCGTGAATCTAAAGGTTGAGGGCGAACTTTTGCCGCGCCCCGCAAAAAAATTTACAGGTCGTGACCCGATACGGGGTCTGATCAGGCAGCTTTTTTTGCGTGGACTCatattttgacggttattttacgaGTCGAGATGTTATGcaagatctgctagagatgcttttatatttcttttcgcGGCATTGTACCTATCTACCTCGTCCCAAGAAATACAAAAAGGGTAGAACCAAATAACCACTTCGTTTTCCTTTTTCGTGAGATGTTGT from Triticum dicoccoides isolate Atlit2015 ecotype Zavitan chromosome 6A, WEW_v2.0, whole genome shotgun sequence encodes:
- the LOC119318447 gene encoding cytochrome P450 72A15-like; its protein translation is MVLGALASRPAMVLWTLLGLALLWQVKRLVDYTWWRPRRLQRALRAQGLRGTPYRFPVGDLGDYGRQGKEASSRALPLRCHDIRAHVAPYLCSTVREHGKTCVSWFGPVPKVTIADPGVTREVMSNKFGHFEKLQFPTLTRLLAGGVAVYEGEKWVKHRRILNPAFHVEKLKLMMPAFSACCEELVSRWIESLGSDGCCEVDVCPEFQTLTGDVISRTAFGSSYLEGRRIFELQSVQADRIVAEVKKIFIPGYMSLPTKKNRLMHQTNNEIESILRGLIEKRMQAMQQGESTKDDLLGLMLESNMRETDDKGQPILGMTIEEVIEECKLFYFAGSETTSVLLTWTMIVLAMHPEWQGRAREEVLGLFAKNKPEYDGFSKLKTVTMILYEVLRLYPPAVAFMRKTYKEIEIGSITYPAGVIIELPVLLIHHDPDIWGSDVHEFKPERFADGIAKASKDPGAFLPFGWGPRICIGQNFALLEAKMALCMILQHFEFELGPTYSHVPHNQKMLRPMHGAQIKLRAI